The following are encoded together in the Methanobrevibacter arboriphilus JCM 13429 = DSM 1125 genome:
- a CDS encoding glycosyltransferase: MKILVIQESDWLERNPHQQHHLMDRMAVRGHEIRVIDYPIDWPNDNDKGLVYPKKTFYNVSKVDDNANIQVIRPSFIKLPVFSYLSLANSHRNEIKKQIKEFKPDVIIALGLMNAYIASKIAKSENIPFVYYLIDVLYTLIPEKAFQSFGRMINKKAISNSDLVITINEQLKSLAIDLGAKKDETVVIDAGIDFESYNPDLDDSNIRKELGINKNDIVLFFMGWIYDFAGMKELAIELGKKREDYSNFKIVIVGDGDAYDDIVRIKDDYDLSSQLILTGKQPYTRIPEFLSLADFCLLPAYIDEEIMQDIVPIKLYEYLAMRKVVIATKLPGIFKEFGESHGIEYVNSAIEVLACASSIIDNGDYDRIANSGRDFVKNNDWNLITDDFEKVLNDLIKDFN, from the coding sequence ATGAAAATTTTAGTTATTCAAGAATCAGACTGGTTAGAGAGAAACCCTCACCAACAACATCATCTTATGGATAGAATGGCTGTAAGAGGCCATGAAATTCGTGTAATTGATTATCCCATTGATTGGCCAAATGATAATGATAAAGGACTTGTTTATCCTAAAAAAACGTTTTATAATGTGTCTAAGGTAGATGATAATGCAAATATTCAAGTCATTCGTCCTAGTTTTATTAAACTCCCAGTTTTTAGCTATTTGTCTTTAGCTAATTCTCATAGAAATGAGATTAAAAAACAAATAAAAGAATTTAAACCAGATGTTATTATTGCTCTTGGACTTATGAATGCTTATATAGCTTCAAAAATAGCTAAAAGTGAAAATATTCCTTTTGTTTATTATTTAATTGATGTTTTATACACTTTAATTCCAGAAAAGGCTTTTCAGTCATTTGGTCGTATGATTAATAAGAAAGCTATATCTAATTCAGATCTTGTAATTACAATAAATGAACAACTTAAGAGTTTAGCTATTGATTTAGGTGCAAAAAAGGATGAAACTGTTGTAATTGATGCAGGAATTGATTTTGAATCTTATAATCCTGATTTAGATGATTCAAATATAAGAAAAGAATTAGGTATTAATAAAAATGATATTGTTCTTTTCTTTATGGGTTGGATTTATGATTTTGCTGGTATGAAGGAGTTAGCTATTGAGTTAGGTAAGAAAAGAGAGGATTATTCTAATTTTAAGATTGTTATTGTTGGTGATGGTGATGCTTATGATGATATTGTTAGAATTAAAGATGATTATGATCTTTCAAGTCAGTTGATTTTAACTGGTAAGCAACCTTATACTCGTATTCCTGAATTTTTATCTTTAGCTGATTTTTGTCTTCTTCCTGCTTATATTGATGAGGAAATTATGCAGGATATTGTTCCGATTAAATTATATGAATACTTAGCTATGAGAAAGGTGGTTATAGCTACAAAACTTCCTGGTATTTTTAAGGAGTTTGGAGAGTCTCATGGTATTGAATATGTTAATTCTGCTATTGAGGTTCTTGCTTGTGCTAGTTCTATTATTGATAATGGAGATTATGATAGAATAGCTAATTCTGGTCGGGATTTTGTTAAAAATAATGATTGGAATCTTATTACTGATGATTTTGAAAAGGTTTTAAATGATTTGATTAAAGATTTTAATTAA
- a CDS encoding pyridoxamine 5'-phosphate oxidase family protein has translation MDFKDCIDFANENPVAWLATSKDDQPHVRAMGMWYADETGFYFQSAIIKDLVGEIKENPKIELAFFKPDDGNGTMLRVEGEAEFIEDIEMKKLCLEDRPFLKEFGLTAEGDELIIFRIATGKAHFWTMATNLDPKEIIKF, from the coding sequence ATGGATTTTAAAGATTGTATTGATTTTGCAAATGAAAACCCTGTAGCTTGGTTAGCTACTTCAAAAGATGATCAACCTCATGTTAGGGCTATGGGTATGTGGTATGCTGATGAAACTGGTTTTTACTTTCAATCAGCTATTATTAAAGATTTAGTTGGGGAAATTAAAGAGAATCCTAAAATTGAATTGGCATTTTTTAAACCAGATGATGGAAATGGAACAATGCTTCGTGTTGAAGGTGAAGCAGAATTTATAGAGGATATTGAAATGAAAAAGCTTTGTTTAGAAGATAGACCTTTTTTAAAAGAATTTGGTTTAACAGCTGAAGGTGATGAGTTAATAATATTTAGAATTGCCACTGGTAAAGCTCATTTTTGGACTATGGCTACTAATTTAGATCCTAAGGAAATTATTAAGTTTTAA
- a CDS encoding NAD-dependent epimerase/dehydratase family protein: protein MSEKNNFNEYQEKTVLVTGGAGCVGSNLSEKLANLGAKKVIILDNLSSAYEWNIPKDDNIEFIKGDILDEAILKRVFKQRPSHVFHLAAHFANQNSVDNPEHDLMVNGIGILKVLQHAQLTGVERFVYSSSGCGVYGLDSKMPFEEPDISISLHTPYQVTKLLGELYTNYFNNLYKMPIVNARFFNVFGPGEVPGKYRNVIPNFFYWSMTNQALPITGDGSETRDWTFVGDIVNGLLAMGIEEEAIGEAINLGSGKDHQVIDMANKVNALTGNKEGIAYRARRDWDAKNKLLSSIDKAKDILDYEPSVSFDEGLKYTHNWFADNWDNIEESAEFDY, encoded by the coding sequence ATGAGTGAAAAAAATAATTTTAATGAATATCAAGAGAAAACAGTTCTTGTAACTGGTGGAGCTGGGTGTGTTGGTAGTAATTTATCTGAAAAGTTAGCTAATTTAGGTGCAAAGAAAGTTATTATTCTTGATAATTTATCTTCTGCTTATGAATGGAATATACCTAAAGATGATAATATTGAATTTATTAAAGGAGATATTCTTGATGAAGCTATCTTAAAAAGAGTTTTTAAACAAAGACCGTCTCATGTTTTTCATTTAGCTGCTCATTTTGCTAATCAAAATAGTGTTGATAATCCTGAGCATGATTTAATGGTTAATGGGATTGGTATTCTTAAAGTACTTCAACATGCACAATTAACTGGTGTTGAACGCTTTGTTTACTCTTCTTCTGGTTGTGGTGTTTATGGACTTGATTCTAAAATGCCTTTTGAGGAACCTGATATTTCTATTTCTTTACACACTCCTTATCAAGTTACTAAACTTCTTGGAGAACTTTACACTAATTATTTCAACAACTTGTATAAAATGCCTATTGTAAATGCAAGATTTTTTAATGTTTTTGGCCCTGGTGAAGTTCCAGGTAAGTATAGAAATGTGATTCCTAACTTTTTTTATTGGTCTATGACAAATCAAGCTCTTCCTATTACTGGTGATGGCAGTGAAACAAGAGATTGGACTTTTGTTGGGGATATTGTTAATGGTCTTTTAGCTATGGGTATTGAAGAAGAAGCTATTGGTGAAGCTATTAATTTAGGTTCTGGTAAAGATCATCAGGTTATTGATATGGCAAATAAAGTGAATGCTTTAACTGGAAACAAAGAAGGCATAGCTTACAGAGCAAGAAGAGATTGGGATGCTAAAAATAAGTTATTATCTTCAATTGATAAGGCTAAGGATATTTTAGATTATGAGCCTTCTGTTTCTTTTGATGAAGGATTAAAATATACACATAATTGGTTTGCTGATAATTGGGATAATATTGAAGAAAGTGCAGAATTTGATTATTAA
- a CDS encoding CBS domain-containing protein yields MKAKEMMDKDFIYVSSEDTVENVSIKMEESRRFTSPVVSPDMKLIGWITSLDVTRGLREGKKTASDIMHPKEEIIYIYENDPSRLAVIETSNHKLISMPVLNKDEIVTGVIRSFDIIDTLSSLYDVKVYKLYEAMQQELKGVTWEELMEASAIISRRTTGKRVKAEDYERNIRNATFGEAIWATGGLEKFFVGLIAVGELVIARKVGKARK; encoded by the coding sequence ATGAAAGCAAAAGAAATGATGGATAAAGATTTTATCTATGTATCATCTGAGGATACTGTAGAAAATGTTTCTATAAAAATGGAAGAGTCAAGAAGGTTTACTAGTCCTGTTGTTAGTCCTGATATGAAGCTAATTGGTTGGATAACTTCATTAGATGTTACTCGTGGTTTAAGAGAAGGTAAAAAAACTGCTTCTGATATTATGCATCCTAAAGAAGAGATTATTTATATTTATGAAAATGATCCTTCTAGATTAGCTGTTATTGAAACTTCTAATCATAAATTAATTAGTATGCCAGTTCTTAACAAGGATGAAATTGTTACTGGAGTAATCAGGTCTTTTGATATTATTGATACTTTATCCTCTCTTTATGATGTTAAAGTCTATAAACTTTATGAAGCTATGCAGCAAGAACTTAAAGGTGTTACTTGGGAAGAGTTAATGGAAGCTTCAGCTATTATTAGTCGTAGAACTACTGGAAAACGTGTTAAGGCTGAGGATTATGAGAGAAATATTCGCAATGCTACTTTTGGAGAAGCAATATGGGCGACTGGTGGTCTTGAAAAATTTTTTGTTGGTTTGATAGCTGTTGGTGAACTTGTGATTGCAAGAAAGGTAGGCAAAGCAAGAAAATGA
- a CDS encoding 4Fe-4S binding protein, protein MEIKLKKQMEDLQREVVLKSVDLDDDIDDFEVDIGAYDGYDKLITISPRCVRCDLCVEECPVDAISPSSAVKKSRVENNCVKCEICAQTCPVSCIYVMETKSAINKESDDGDVEYSLKEVKVPHRVLRMKDINIDRTKCDDCGDCVKFCPTKAITIKEKSIIEAADDTSYPYLEDKEYPYIDKELCVGCGSCVNLCNTDAITLDRTLGPVIVTKSLCIDQDACVQCYLCEESCPVDAIRLDGDEVVLDDDKCIRCNVCSSKCPVNALSLKDLEKSESSEELKDLEKSEDLENNTDSETN, encoded by the coding sequence ATGGAAATAAAACTTAAAAAACAAATGGAGGATCTTCAAAGAGAAGTTGTTCTTAAATCAGTAGATTTGGACGATGATATCGATGATTTTGAAGTTGATATTGGTGCTTATGATGGATATGATAAGCTTATAACTATTTCTCCACGTTGTGTTAGATGTGACCTTTGTGTTGAAGAGTGTCCTGTTGATGCTATTTCTCCTTCTAGTGCTGTTAAAAAATCTAGGGTTGAAAATAACTGCGTTAAATGTGAGATTTGTGCACAAACTTGTCCTGTTTCTTGTATTTATGTAATGGAAACTAAATCAGCTATTAATAAAGAAAGTGATGATGGTGATGTGGAGTATTCATTGAAAGAAGTTAAGGTTCCACATCGTGTTCTTAGAATGAAGGACATTAATATTGATAGAACTAAATGTGATGATTGTGGTGATTGTGTTAAGTTCTGTCCTACAAAAGCTATTACTATTAAAGAAAAATCAATAATTGAAGCAGCTGATGATACATCCTATCCTTATTTAGAGGATAAAGAATATCCATACATTGATAAAGAGCTTTGTGTTGGATGTGGTTCTTGTGTTAATTTGTGTAATACTGATGCTATAACTCTTGATAGGACTTTAGGGCCTGTTATTGTTACTAAATCTCTTTGTATTGATCAAGATGCTTGTGTTCAATGCTATCTGTGTGAAGAATCATGTCCTGTTGATGCTATTAGGTTAGATGGGGATGAAGTTGTATTAGATGATGATAAATGTATTAGGTGTAATGTTTGTTCTAGTAAATGTCCAGTTAATGCTTTATCTTTGAAAGATTTAGAAAAATCAGAAAGTTCAGAAGAATTAAAAGATTTAGAAAAGTCAGAAGACTTAGAAAATAATACTGATTCAGAAACAAACTAA
- a CDS encoding carbohydrate kinase family protein yields the protein MSILDNNIPVEVIGFGALNLDKMYYVNDIACHDEESYIKDSDSNPGGSAANTIMGLSRLGVSTSYIGKIADDEEGEMIEWNLISEGVFVNNLIESEKGNSGKVMGFIDENGQRALYVDSGVNDEITIDEINIENIKNTKIIHYSSFFGNSFNTQLELLDYIPDSVVLSLDPGMFYAKKDIKELKKLLNRTNILLINENELKLLFKDYYLEINGLKGSYNESTDVDNSLSFKDIARIVVNDGIETIVVKRGEKSVFAINNQNEEVEVPVFKTDVVDTTAAGDSFNAGFLYSFLKGYSLHKSCLIGNWVASKCVENICTVGLPNKAQLEDFEKSIDM from the coding sequence ATGAGTATTTTAGATAATAATATTCCTGTTGAGGTAATTGGTTTTGGGGCTTTGAATCTTGATAAGATGTATTATGTAAATGATATTGCTTGTCATGATGAAGAAAGCTATATTAAGGATTCTGATTCAAATCCTGGAGGTTCTGCAGCTAATACTATAATGGGACTTTCTCGTTTAGGAGTTTCTACATCCTATATTGGTAAAATAGCTGATGATGAAGAAGGAGAAATGATTGAATGGAACCTCATATCTGAGGGTGTTTTTGTTAATAATCTGATTGAATCTGAAAAAGGTAATTCTGGAAAAGTTATGGGTTTCATTGATGAAAATGGTCAAAGAGCATTGTATGTTGATTCTGGAGTTAATGATGAAATAACTATAGATGAGATTAATATTGAGAATATTAAAAATACTAAAATAATACATTACTCTTCTTTTTTTGGAAACTCATTTAATACTCAGTTGGAACTTTTGGATTATATTCCTGATTCTGTTGTTTTAAGTTTAGATCCTGGAATGTTCTATGCTAAAAAAGATATTAAAGAGCTCAAAAAATTATTAAATAGAACTAATATTCTTCTTATAAATGAAAATGAACTTAAATTATTATTTAAAGATTATTATTTAGAAATTAATGGATTGAAAGGTTCTTATAATGAATCAACAGATGTTGATAATTCTTTATCATTTAAAGACATTGCCCGTATTGTTGTTAATGATGGAATTGAAACTATTGTTGTTAAAAGGGGAGAAAAAAGTGTCTTTGCTATTAACAATCAAAATGAAGAAGTTGAAGTTCCAGTTTTTAAAACTGATGTAGTTGATACTACGGCTGCTGGAGATTCTTTTAATGCGGGATTTTTATATTCTTTTTTAAAGGGTTATTCTCTTCATAAATCTTGTTTGATTGGAAATTGGGTAGCTTCTAAATGTGTTGAGAATATTTGCACCGTTGGCCTTCCAAATAAAGCTCAACTGGAAGATTTTGAGAAAAGTATTGATATGTAG
- a CDS encoding formylmethanofuran--tetrahydromethanopterin N-formyltransferase, whose amino-acid sequence MDKSLIDDTFAECFSGKYIRALITAEDEETLKQAAYDSTSTPGAVIGRIEGGVESFIDGNKTPDGRIGAIVQYWFGLDDMEKYEVELSYRIRQDVLVKPFTRMFNYTNVSNKIDSINMMKQVGHCGDGYEWIENNYGREMINVPIAVPDFQIENELYYGEGIMGANFWYMCKSKEAVLEAGKLAIDAIMEVEGAIAPFGICSAASKVETNYPWIGPTTNHPYCPSLKKDIGNISKVPDSVNYIPEIVINGIDMDVAKLAMKKSIEAVLDSDYSDDIVKISAGNFNGSLGEYNLNLLDIF is encoded by the coding sequence ATAGATAAAAGTTTAATTGATGATACTTTTGCAGAATGCTTTTCTGGAAAGTATATTAGAGCATTAATTACTGCAGAAGATGAAGAAACTTTAAAACAAGCCGCGTATGATTCAACTTCAACTCCAGGAGCTGTTATTGGAAGAATTGAAGGTGGAGTTGAAAGCTTTATTGATGGAAATAAGACTCCTGATGGTCGTATAGGTGCTATTGTTCAGTACTGGTTTGGGCTTGATGATATGGAGAAATATGAAGTTGAATTATCTTATAGGATTCGTCAAGACGTTTTAGTTAAACCATTTACTCGAATGTTTAATTATACTAATGTATCTAATAAAATTGATTCTATTAATATGATGAAACAAGTAGGCCATTGTGGGGATGGCTATGAATGGATTGAAAATAATTATGGTCGTGAAATGATAAATGTTCCAATAGCTGTTCCTGATTTTCAAATAGAAAATGAACTTTACTATGGTGAGGGTATAATGGGAGCTAATTTTTGGTATATGTGTAAAAGTAAAGAAGCAGTTCTCGAAGCTGGTAAATTAGCTATTGATGCTATTATGGAAGTTGAAGGTGCTATAGCTCCTTTTGGAATTTGTTCTGCAGCTTCTAAAGTTGAAACAAATTATCCTTGGATTGGACCTACTACTAATCATCCATATTGTCCTTCATTAAAGAAAGATATTGGAAATATTTCTAAAGTTCCAGATAGTGTTAATTATATTCCTGAAATTGTTATTAATGGAATCGATATGGATGTTGCGAAATTAGCTATGAAAAAGTCTATTGAAGCTGTTTTAGATAGTGATTATTCTGATGATATTGTTAAAATTTCTGCTGGTAATTTTAATGGTAGTCTTGGTGAATATAATTTAAATCTATTGGATATTTTTTAA